The Paenibacillus sp. RUD330 genome has a segment encoding these proteins:
- a CDS encoding type I restriction-modification system subunit M, translating to MSEQVTSQQINAVLWQAADTFRGKIDSSTYKDYILTMLFIKYLSDAYKEHVEEYTKRYDGDQHRIQRALSRERFVLDELSTFDYLYSKRTDTEIGEIINKALERLENENTGKLRGVFRNIDFNSEATLGKAKERNAMLRALLEDFNKLTLKPSIVGSEDVIGDAYQFMIERFASDAGKKGGEFFTPSMVSELLARLVKPKENDRIYDPTCGSGSLLIKVANQVPSKKVAIYGQERNGQTHSLALMNMYLHGIDDAKIEWGDTLSNPLHLEDGKLMKYQVIVANPPFSLDKWAIGFAGEGNTDEKFKMAASLDQHKRFEWGVPPGKYGDYAFVQHMLYSLAENGRMATILPHGVLFRGASERAIRKQIIDMNLLEAVIGLPENLFFGTSIPACIMIFKKNRKRKDVLFIDASSEDNYDKAINQYIIREEDIQKIISTYEGFQVIDKYSYVASSDEIVENDYNLNIPRYVDTYEEEKEIDIRQTRLNIDQIKKELAHAEAQMEKYLKDLGL from the coding sequence ATGAGTGAGCAAGTGACTTCACAGCAAATAAATGCAGTTTTATGGCAAGCGGCGGATACATTTCGGGGGAAAATTGACTCCAGTACATATAAGGATTATATCCTTACTATGTTGTTTATCAAGTATCTGAGCGATGCGTACAAAGAACATGTCGAAGAATATACAAAACGTTATGATGGCGATCAACATCGAATTCAACGTGCTTTATCCAGAGAACGTTTCGTATTAGATGAACTATCCACTTTCGATTATTTATATAGTAAACGAACGGATACGGAGATTGGTGAAATCATCAACAAGGCTTTGGAACGTTTGGAGAACGAGAACACAGGGAAACTGCGTGGTGTATTCCGTAATATCGACTTTAACAGTGAAGCCACTCTTGGAAAAGCAAAAGAACGAAATGCGATGCTTCGTGCATTGCTGGAAGACTTCAATAAGCTTACCTTGAAGCCTTCCATTGTCGGTAGTGAAGATGTCATTGGTGATGCGTATCAGTTTATGATCGAACGGTTTGCTTCTGATGCTGGCAAAAAAGGTGGGGAATTTTTTACGCCTTCGATGGTGTCGGAACTGCTGGCTCGATTGGTTAAGCCAAAAGAAAATGATCGCATTTATGACCCAACATGCGGATCAGGCTCCTTGCTGATAAAGGTGGCAAATCAAGTTCCATCCAAGAAGGTCGCTATCTATGGGCAAGAACGGAACGGACAAACTCACTCTCTTGCACTGATGAACATGTATTTGCATGGTATTGATGATGCAAAAATCGAATGGGGAGATACATTATCAAACCCACTTCACTTAGAAGACGGTAAGTTGATGAAGTATCAGGTAATCGTTGCCAACCCGCCTTTTTCGCTCGATAAGTGGGCAATAGGTTTTGCAGGTGAGGGAAACACTGATGAAAAATTTAAAATGGCGGCGAGTTTGGATCAGCATAAACGATTTGAATGGGGGGTTCCACCTGGGAAATATGGTGACTATGCTTTTGTTCAGCATATGCTTTATTCATTAGCTGAGAATGGCAGAATGGCAACTATTCTTCCTCATGGGGTATTGTTCAGAGGGGCGAGTGAGCGAGCAATTCGAAAACAAATAATAGATATGAATCTATTAGAGGCGGTAATTGGTCTACCAGAGAATTTATTCTTTGGTACAAGTATTCCTGCATGTATTATGATTTTCAAAAAAAATCGTAAGCGTAAAGATGTACTGTTCATTGATGCTTCTTCAGAAGACAATTATGATAAAGCAATTAACCAATATATAATCAGGGAAGAGGATATTCAAAAAATTATTAGCACATATGAAGGATTCCAAGTAATTGATAAATACTCATACGTTGCTTCGAGTGATGAAATAGTCGAGAACGATTATAACTTAAATATTCCTCGATATGTTGATACGTATGAAGAAGAAAAAGAAATTGATATAAGACAAACAAGGTTGAATATAGATCAAATAAAAAAAGAACTTGCTCATGCTGAAGCTCAGATGGAAAAGTATCTAAAAGATCTTGGATTGTAA